From the genome of Leptodactylus fuscus isolate aLepFus1 chromosome 1, aLepFus1.hap2, whole genome shotgun sequence, one region includes:
- the LPL gene encoding lipoprotein lipase — MRSGEFLALLIWIHCLLTCYKVLATTESPPTTTVNSVWKKSDFKDIESKFSLRTPEEPDEDTCYLIPGQEQTVGNCFFNHTSKTFVVIHGWTVTGMYESWVPKLVDALYKREPHSNVIVVDWLQRAQQHYPVSAGYTQLVGQDVASFIDWMEEMFNYPLDNIHILGYSLGAHAAGVAGSLTTNKVNRITGLDPAGPTFEYAGTSVTLSPDDAEFVDVVHTYSVGTPDRSIGIQRPVGHIDIYPNGGSFQPGCSIGDTIRLIAENGIRGIIDMDQIVKCSHERSIHLFIDSLLHEEKPSMAYRCNSKEAFDKGLCLSCRKNRCNTLGYKVNKVRGRRSVKMYLKTNAQMPFKVFHYQVKVHFFAKRNFTVTNQPFLVSLYGTKGESENRPLILAEMSTNKTYSYLIYTELDVGELLMLKIKWENESYLSWTNWFKTYAFDVQKIRIKSGELQKKLIFCPQNGERATITRGKDSVVFVRCNEHSKMLKGD; from the exons ATGAGAAGTGGAGAATTCCTTGCACTGCTTATATGGATCCACTGTCTATTGACTTGCTACAAAGTCTTAGCCACAACTGAATCGCCTCCTACTACAA CGGTCAATTCTGTCTGGAAGAAATCTGATTTCAAAGACATTGAGAGTAAATTTTCCCTTCGCACTCCAGAAGAACCAGATGAGGACACTTGTTATCTTATACCTGGCCAAGAGCAAACTGTTGGAAACTGCTTTTTCAACCACACAAGCAAAACCTTTGTGGTAATCCATGGATGGACG GTAACTGGCATGTATGAAAGCTGGGTTCCCAAGTTGGTAGATGCGTTATATAAGAGAGAACCACACTCAAACGTAATTGTTGTAGACTGGCTGCAACGAGCTCAACAGCATTATCCAGTGTCAGCTGGTTATACCCAACTGGTGGGACAGGATGTGGCAAGTTTCATAGACTGGATGGAG GAAATGTTCAATTACCCATTGGATAACATACACATTTTGGGATACAGTCTTGGTGCTCATGCAGCAGGTGTTGCTGGAAGTCTGACAACTAACAAAGTCAACAGGATAACAG gtTTGGATCCAGCTGGTCCCACCTTTGAATATGCCGGGACATCCGTTACTTTGTCTCCTGATGATGCAGAGTTTGTAGATGTTGTACATACCTACAGTGTAGGAACTCCTGACCGCAGCATTGGTATTCAAAGGCCAGTGGGACATATTGACATTTATCCTAATGGTGGAAGCTTTCAACCAGGGTGCAGTATTGGAGACACCATACGACTTATAGCAGAAAATGGGATTCGTGGAATTATAG ACATGGACCAGATTGTGAAATGCTCCCATGAACGTTCCATTCATCTCTTCATTGACTCTCTACTTCACGAAGAAAAACCAAGCATGGCCTATCGCTGCAATTCAAAGGAAGCCTTTGATAAAGGACTTTGTTTAAGTTGCCGAAAAAACCGCTGCAATACTTTGGGCTACAAAGTCAACAAGGTCCGAGGAAGAAGAAGTGTAAAGATGTACTTAAAAACAAACGCTCAGATGCCATTTAAAG TTTTTCACTATCAAGTGAAAGTTCATTTCTTTGCAAAGAGGAACTTCACCGTGACCAACCAACCTTTCTTGGTTTCATTGTATGGAACAAAGGGAGAAAGTGAAAACCGGCCTCTCATTTT agcgGAAATGTCCACCAACAAGACCTATTCCTACTTGATTTACACTGAACTGGATGTAGGAGAGCTGCTGATGCTGAAGATTAAATGGGAGAACGAGTCATACTTGAGCTGGACAAACTGGTTTAAAACATATGCTTTTGACGTCCAAAAAATCAGGATAAAATCGGGAGAACTGCAGAAAAA GCTAATATTCTGTCCGCAAAATGGAGAACGTGCTACTATAACTCGAGGAAAAGATTCTGTGGTATTCGTGAGATGTAATGAGCACTCCAAGATGCTGAAAGGAGACTG A